Proteins from one Lonchura striata isolate bLonStr1 chromosome 6, bLonStr1.mat, whole genome shotgun sequence genomic window:
- the CCDC32 gene encoding coiled-coil domain-containing protein 32 — protein MRMIESVDSVVTRSSEDLWAEICSCLPHPEHKDAGDAFTDSFVDSYAEGSGPGGSSQPTLKPWAPLNDSEVYLASLERRLMRIKGLSQEVTSKDMLRTLSQAKKECWDRFLQEKFEAECYIEGHDADESTLEHLKRWLQPDKVAISSEEGQYLIPPESQPEAEEEPPASEQ, from the exons ATGAGGATGATCGAGAGCGTGGACTCGGTGGTGACCAGGTCCAGCGAGGACCTCTGGGCTGAGATCTGCTCCTGTCTGCCACATCCCGAGCACAAGGACGCCGGCGATGCTTTCACAGACTCCTTCGTGGATTCCTACGCCGAGGGCAGCGGTCCGGGTGGCTCTTCCCAACCTACCCTgaagccctgggcacccctgaaCGACTCGGAGGTGTATTTAGCGTCCCTGG AGAGAAGACTGATGAGGATCAAAGGCCTTTCCCAGGAGGTGACCTCCAAGGACATGCTGCGCACACTGTCCCAGGCCAAGAAGGAATGCTGGGACAGGTTCCTGCAGGAGAAGTTTGAGGCAGAATGTTACATAGAGGGCCACGATGCTGATGAGAG CACGCTGGAGCACCTGAAGCGCTGGCTGCAGCCTGACAAAGTGGCCATCAGCTCCGAGGAGGGGCAGTACCTCATCCCGCCGGAATCGCAGCCGGAGGCCGAGGAGGAGCCTCCGGCTTCGGAGCAGTGA
- the LOC110467575 gene encoding prolactin-releasing peptide receptor has product MAQLPNDSWHNDSALIFTGLDLLLELKPLFIPLYATLVVVACIGNLFLILLIVLTKKLHCTTNFLIGNLAVADFIMCLACVPLTVSYAFEERGWLFGMFMCHFVTLLQAATVFVSVLSLTAIAIDRYVVVAYPIRRRISRRACVGLVACIWLLSIVASVPTSLHTHYLDLNAIGHDMIICEEFWKQEERERLLYSCLMLLLSYMLPLLAVSVSFCAITYHLRRRNVPGAAHPCQAKWTRTKHKTFRVLTISVVCFAVCWLPLQVVNFIRDIDEEFTILDKRYVNVIQVSCHLIAMSSACYNPFIYASLHDKFWFHLSSYFYRKKQSSRSMSCKASRFNTCSTLADAPTGASDKIALQSRLP; this is encoded by the coding sequence ATGGCTCAGCTGCCCAATGACTCCTGGCACAACGACTCAGCCCTGATCTTCACCGGCCTGGacctgctcctggagctgaaGCCGCTCTTCATCCCGCTCTACGCCACGCTGGTGGTGGTGGCGTGCATCGGGaaccttttcctcatcctcctcatcgtcctcacCAAGAAGCTGCACTGCACCACCAACTTCCTGATCGGGAACCTGGCGGTGGCCGACTTCATCATGTGCCTGGCCTGCGTCCCCCTCACCGTGTCCTACGCCTTcgaggagcggggctggctcttcGGCATGTTCATGTGCCACTTTGTCACCCTGCTGCAGGCTGCCACCGTCTTCGTGTCGGTGCTGTCTCTCACGGCCATCGCCATCGACCGCTACGTGGTGGTGGCGTACCCGATCCGCAGGCGGATCAGCCGCAGGGCCTGCGTCGGCCTCGTGGCCTGCATTTGGTTGCTCTCCATCGTGGCCTCTGTGCCCACCTCACTGCACACCCACTACTTGGACCTCAACGCCATCGGCCACGACATGATCATCTGCGAGGAGTTCTGGAAGCAAGAGGAGAGGGAGCGGCTGCTGTACTCGTGCctgatgctgctgctctcctaCATGCTCCCGCTGCTGGCCGTGTCCGTCTCCTTCTGTGCCATCACCTACCACCTGCGCAGGAGGAATGTGCCGGGTGCCGCCCACCCCTGCCAGGCCAAGTGGACCAGGACCAAGCACAAGACCTTCCGCGTGCTCACCATTTCCGTGGTCTGCTTTGCCGTCTGCTGGCTGCCCCTGCAGGTGGTCAACTTCATCAGGGACATCGACGAGGAGTTCACCATCCTGGACAAGAGGTACGTCAATGTCATCCAGGTCTCGTGCCACCTGATCGCCATGAGCTCTGCCTGCTACAACCCCTTCATCTACGCCTCCCTCCACGACAAGTTCTGGTTCCACCTCAGCAGCTACTTCTACCGCAAGaagcagagctccaggagcatgTCCTGCAAGGCTTCCCGCTTCAACACCTGCTCCACCCTGGCAGATGCTCCCACCGGGGCCTCGGACAAGATAGCTTTGCAGTCCAGGTTACCTTAG